In the genome of Bremerella sp. P1, the window GCTCTTTCACGGCGGTAACGATATCGAGTACCGCCTTTTTGCCGTCGGAGAAGAACATGAGTGTGTTCTCTGCGGCGAAGAGTGGATTCGGAATTTTGGCGAAGCCAGGGCTGAGGCTACGTTTGATGACAATCACCGTGCGGGCCTTGTCGACTTCAATAATGGGCATGCCGGCAATCGGGCTGTTCGGGTCGGTATTGGCCAGCGGATTCACAACGTCGTTGGCCCCGATAACGATGGCCACGTCGACCTGACCCATCGTGGGATTGATCTCATCCATTTCTTTCAGCTGATCGTAAGGGACGTCGGCTTCGGCCAAAAGGACGTTCATATGTCCTGGCATGCGACCAGCAACGGGGTGAATCGCATATTCAACGGTGACGCCTTTGTCTTTCAGCAGATTAGCCAAGTCGCGAACGGCGTGCTGGGCTTGAGCCACGGCCAAGCCGTAACCGGGCACGAATACCACGCGCTGGGCGTTGTCCAGGATCATGGCGATGTCATCGGCGGATGTGGAGCGAACGGTCGCGTAGAGTTCGTTGTCAGCGCCGGCCGGTCCACTGCCTGCCTGCATCGTGCCGAACAAGACATTGACCAGGGAGCGATTCATCGCCTTGCACATGATCTGTGTCAGGATAATCCCCGACGCCCCGACCAGCGATCCAGAGATGATCAGCACATTGTTGTCGATCACGAAGCCCGTTGCCGCGGCAGCCAGCCCCGAATAGCTATTCAAAAGGGCAATAACCACCGGCATGTCCGCCCCGCCGATCGGCATGACCAGCGTAAAGCCCAAGGCGGTAGCGCAAACGAAGACAAAGATAAAGGGCCAGCCCATGCCCGTGGACGCCATGGTCGCAACGAGAACCAAGAGCACAACCGCCAGCACGGCATTGAATGCTTGCGGGGCAGGGATAGGGAGTGGTTTCTCGAAGATGTCGAGCTCTTGCAGCTTTCCGAATGCGACAAGCGACCCCCAAAAGGTGACCGTGCCGATCAGTCCTGAAATCCCAATCGCCAACATGACGTCTACGGTTGCTTTCGCATCGGTGAGCCCTAGCAGTTCGGCGCTGGCTACAAAGACGGAAGCCCCGCCGCCGAGACCATTGAACAGGGCAACTAGCTGAGGCATTTGAGTCATCTCGACCTTTACGGCCAGGAAGACCCCAATCCCGCCACCAATCACCAGGCCAATCGCAATCAAAAGCCATCCTGCCCACGAGGCACCTCCGTCGGCGAAGATTAGGTAGGCCGTCACAACCACGGCGATCAGCATCGCCACGCTGCTAATAAGATTGCCGCGAACGGCCGTACGTGGATGGGCCATCATCTTCAAACCGAAGATGAACATGACGGCGGCAACCAGGTAAACCAGATTCACGATGATGTGGGAGTCGAGCACGGCTGCTCCTTCTTGTTGCTAAAATCCGACCACATTGGCACGTGCCCGCAATTGGGGCGTGCACTCCGACATCTCTTCTATCGCTTTTGGAACATCGACAGCATGCGGTGAGTCACCATGTAACCGCCAACCACATTGACCGTGGCCATGATGATGGCCAACAGGCCCAATGCCGATGCGAACCAGTTCGCACCCAAGGCTGTCGAGAGCAACGCACCAACAATCGAAATCCCGGAGATCGCGTTTGAGCCTGACATCAATGGAGTGTGCAGGGTCGGTGGCACCTTGGTGATAATCTCGAAGCCGACAAACACGGCCAGCACAAAGATCGTGATGCTGCCAACCAACGCCGTCCACTTCGTGTACTTGGGAGCGGCCTGGGCATCTTCTGTCTTGCTTGTTTCTTCGTCAGGTTCTTCGGCAGGTGGCTGCTTCGCGCTTTCTTCTTCAGGGGCTGGGGTGACCTTCTCCTGATCGGCTTCAGTCACCTCAGTACCGTCTTGGTCGCTCTGAGCGATCGACGTATTCAGGCCCAGGCTGCCCACAAATACGAGTGCCAGGCACAGGAAAATCAGGCTACGAATCACTGGGTTTCTCCTGTTCGGTGGATTCGGTGTTCGCTTCTGGTTCGGGAGGCGAAAGGGGAGGTAGCTCGAGCATCTCTCGCAAGCGGCTACTGACAACTTCCCCGTCGTTGGTGGCGATCGTACCTGCCACGATCTCGTCGTCCATGTTCACGTCAAGTTGCTTATCTTTCACCATGTTGAGCAGGAACTTGGTGATATTGTGCGAGAACATTTGGCTGGCGTGATTGGGGATTTCACTGGCCAGGTTTGTCGGACCGAGGATTGTGATTCCGTCGAAGTGCACCGTCTGGTCTGGTTCACTCGGTTCGATGTTTCCACCTCGCTCGGCGGCCAAGTCGATGGCAACGCTGCCGGGGGCCATCCGACGGATACCCTCGGAGGTGACAAGCAGCGGAGACTTTCGTCCGGGGATCGCGGCCGTTGTGATGACAACGTCGCTTTCCGAACAAATCTCGCCCATGAATTCCCGTTGTTTCGTGTAGAACTCTTCGCCAAGATCTTTGGCGTAGCCACCTTTGTCCTGGGTTCCCTCGGCTTCAAGTTGAAGCTGAGCGCACTTGGCTCCGAGGCTTTCGATCTGTTCCTTGGCCTCTGGTCGAACATCGTAGGCCGTGACGACCGCGCCAAGTCGTTTGGCGGTGGCGATCGCTTGCAGGCCGGCCACGCCTGCCCCGATGACAAACACACGGGCTGGCGAAAGTGTGCCTGCGGCGGTCATCAGCATTGGGTACATCTTCGGCAGGTGAATGGCCGCCAGCAGGACGGCCCGATAACCGGCGATCGTTGCCTGCGAAGACAGGACATCCATGCTCTGGGCACGGGTGATTCGGGGAATCATCTCCAGGGCGAAGAGCTTGACTTGCTTGGAAGCGACCTCTTGAATCGCTGGCAAATTCCCCAGCGGGTCTGCCATGCCGATGACAATCTGGCCAGGCTTCATGGTGTCGAGATCGGCTTTGCCTGCTTCGGTGTTGGCCCCGTAGCTACGGACCTGGAAGATAACGTCTGCCTTTTCGAAGGCTTCCTGGCGGCTTTCGATCAGCTCGGCACCTTTGTCGACATACTGCTGGTCGGGAAATCCAGCCGCGGTGCCAGCACCTTTTTCGATAAGAACAGTCGCTCCGGCCTTGGTGAGATTAGGGACAGAGCCTGGAACCAAGGCAACACGCTGTTCGCCTGGGAAGTTTTCGCGCAAGACGGCAACTATCATGGTCGGCCTTTCTCGGGAGCACTTGGTGTCAATCAACGATCCGTCATTGCCAAGCCCAGATGGCACTGTTATATCACCTCAGGCTTGCGGCATTCCGCTAGGCGCGAGCGTCAGACAAGGATTGTCCCACACTCCCCGGGCGTTGTGAACCCTGAGATTGTTCAAGTGGGTGAGAGATAGCTGCCAAGTGAGAAGTTCTTAGCATTAGCGAAGATAGATGTCATCCTGCTCCGTCTCGTTGCTGTTCTGAACGCGGACGCGACTGGGGACTACCCAACTTCCGCATGCATTTTCTTAATCCGGTCCCTTGTGGGGTTTCACCGACCACGGTAAGATACGTGTTTCTAATTTCCCACAGGATGCCGACAGTAAGTGTAAGGCCTTTTGGGGACTTAGTTTACGAAAGCCACGCGGTTTTTGTGGTTCGAGCCACCCAGCGTATGTGCAGGATGCCGGCTTGAGCCCCAGTAGTGAAATTAACAAAACGATGACGACCAAAACTTATCAAGCCAAACCAGGACAAGTCGAGCAGAAATGGTGGCTCGTCGACGGCGAAGATCAAATCGTCGGGCGTTTGGCCAGCGACATCGCCGTGCGTCTGATGGGTAAGCACCGCCCGACCTACACCCCGCACGTCGATACCGGCGACTTCGTCATTGTCGTCAATGCTGAAAAGGTGAAATTCACCGGCAGCAAGTGGGAACAGAAGCGTTACACCTGGTACACCGGTTACACGCGTCAGCGTAGCGAATCGGCCGAAGAACGATTGGAAGCGCATCCCGATCAGATTCTTCGTGAAGCCGTTCGTCGTATGCTTCCCAAGAACAAGCTGGCCACCAAGATGCTCGAGAAGCTGAAGATCTTCGTGGGCCCCGAACACAATCACCAAGCTCAAAACCCGGAAAAGCTGGAAGGCCTGGGTCAGGTTCGCCAGAAGAAGCGTAAGTAGTTCCAGCTGCCGAAGGTGTGATTCACCTTAGGTTTTTCCGATTTCCCCCAATCCATCTGGTCAAGAGTTAGCAAGTTATGTCGACTGCGGATCCTCAAACCGAAGACGTGCAAAACGAAGGCACCGAAGCCACTGCCGTAGAAACCACGACAACCGAAACGGTTGAAGCTACGCCAGCACCTGTGACGCACGTTGTTAAGACTGACCCCAAGACGGGCGAACACCTCGGCACCGGTCGTCGCAAGTCGAGCGTTGCTCGCGTTCGCGTCAAAGCTGGTAGCGGCAAGGTCGTGATCAACGATCGCGAACTGAAGGAATACTTCCCGCACGAACAAGACCAGAACGCCGTCATGGCTCCGATCTGCGACAGCGGATACGAAGGCAAGATTGACGTCCGTATTCTGGTTACTGGTGGCGGTCCAACCGGTCAGTCGGGTGCTTGCCGTATGGGCCTTGGCCGTGCTCTTCTGAGCATGGACGCCGACGTCGGTCACCAATTGAAGGACAATGGCCACCTGACGCGTGACAGCCGTATGAAGGAACGTAAGAAGTACGGTCTGCACGGTGCCCGTCGTGGTACTCAGTTCTCGAAGCGTTAATCGCCGAGACTACAATTCAAAACAATTGGAAAGAGCCTTCGTCTTCGGACGGAGGCTCTTTTTTGCGTGCGCAGCGGTACTCGGTACCTATTCGAACGAGAGGTGGTTCACGTATGCCCACGAGGATTCACTGTACGGAGGCGGAGTCGTATGGTCACGAATTCGAGCCCACGGAGCTTCGTTTTGCAGAAGAATCCGATACCGAAATCCGGCTCTTCGACGAGTGGCATCTTTCAGGCCATTGGATCTTCTCACCTCCGCTGATTCCGTATGTGCCTGAGGAAGAGATCGTATCCAGGCTGCAACAATGTCCTCAGTGCCAGGGCGTCATCTGTGTCAGTGAACCAGGGTTTACCTACTGCACCAGATGCATCGGTCTGATCTGCGTGAGCGAGCAGTTAGAGATCCTACAACCTTCGTCATATGGGCTTCAGTGCCCCCAGTGTCTTGGCCATCTCGAGGAAGATGACTTTGATAGCTGGGAAGTCGGTATCTTGTGCTGCCACTTATGTGGCAATGTGATGGACTGGAAGCACTTGAGTCCCGATGGATTGCAAGTTCTTACGCCAGGCGAAGAGGTGTTCTGGCCACTGGATACCGATCTCTACGCCGTCTAGTCGGAGCTAGAATGACTCGACGGTTCAGAAAAGGGGTCAGGTCTCTTTTTGCTCTCCGGACGACAATGCTTTCACCTTAGCCAAGAATATGTCATCGATTTCCGTTCCTACAGTCTGATGGTCACCAGAGAGTGTAAACCTTTTCTTCAACTTAATTAGATCTCCCTTCTCATCCACGAATACAACTGAACCAAAGGAAAACATCTCTCGGTTCCCAGACATTTTTTCGATCGCAACTCCATTCCCTTTTGGATCAACGTACCTCATTTTGGAATTGTCATCTCGATAAATGCACAGCATCTCCCCTCTACACCGCCCATTCTCCTGTAGGACAGAATATACAGCGATTCCGCGCCAGACTTCACCTTTAACCCTGGCTTCACAGATTCTGAAGATATGTTCATGTGCCATTTGCGGGACGTTGCGACTACATCCGCACACTACACAACCAAATAATAACGAAAGTGTTGCAATAGTCAGTAAGTTACTCATACCATTCTGGGATAAGAAAAGGGGTCAGGACTCTTTTTCTGCCTATTCCTTGATTTCGTTGCCGTGCATGATACAACGGCCAGATGCCCAGATCCAAACGTATCTGCCCTGCTGGCGATGTCTTTCATGTTTTGAACCGCTCGGTCGCTCGGCTGGCGTTGTTTGAAAAGCCGGAGGACTACGACGCGTTCGTGCAGGTTGTGCGGGAAACGTGGGAGATCGTTCCGCTCCCCATTTTCGCCATGGTGGTGATGCCCAATCATTGGCACTTTGTGGTTCGCCCACAGACGGACGATCAACTCAGCGAGTTTTTCCGGCGGATGTCTCTCACGCATACCATGCGGTGGCATGCCCACTTCGGGACCAGCGGGACCGGGCACCTCTACCAAGGACGTTTCAAGTCCTTTCCCATTCAGTCGGACGAGCACCTGTTGACGGTGCTACGGTATGTCGAACGTAACCCGGTCAAGGCACGCCTGTGCAGCGAAGCCGAATCTTGGCGGTGGAGTTCGGCCTGGCAGCGCTCTCAGCCAAAACGTCAGCGGGAACCGTGGCTCGTCTATCCGGTCGACCCGCCGCTACCACGCCGGTGGCGAACGTGGGTCAATACGCCCCAAACCGAAGCCGAGATTACGGCCGTAGCCCAGTCCATTCAGCGTGGCAAGCCGTTTGGATCGTCGCAGTGGACCGTCGAAAACGCCAGTCGCTGGAACTTGGAACAGACGCTTAGAAATCGTGGCCGCCCGAGAAAAGAGACCTGACCCCTTTTCTTCTCTGGGATAAGAAAAGGGGGCAGGTCTCTTTTTGCTCTTGAAAGCAGGTAACCTATGATCTCCAATCCGTATCGTCCACCAAACGATGGTACCCAGAAGAAGAATCATCTAAATGAGATAAGCCGGAATCAAAGATCATTGACTTCGAGTATTCAAATTGGACTAGCGTTATACCTGACGCGTCTGGTTTTTGTTCTCGAGTCAGAAAAGGGGTCAGGTCTCTTTTCTTCCTTAGACCGGAGTAGAATCAATGACATACTGGAAAGCCTTAAAACGAGCGTTGTCGGATTATTTTGAAAGTGGTAACGGCTATAAAGAAGAATTCGCACGTCATCTCCATTGGGAAATAAGTGAGCTTGACGAAGTCGTGGACTGTGACAATGTGCCAGACTATGACGTCGGCAAACAATTAGAGTCACTTCTAATTGGCTCCATTAACTCTCACGCGACCCTCCAAGGACCGTCTGGATTGAGGCCGGGTGCGTACAGGATTTACCCTCGCCCCGGACAAACCGGACCGGTTACGTCAATGTTTGTATCCAACGACGGGGAAATCGAATTCCGGCCTAAAGTACTATTACCCAATGACCTATTTAAGAAATACATGGTAATTCGAAATCTAGAAGCTGAGATAACTGCTATTCGATAGATTCCTTGCGAAGACCATGAGGTGGATAAGAAAAGATAAGAAAAGGATAAGAAAAGGGGCCAGGTCTCTTTTCTTCTCTCTACTTCAAGCAAGCGCACTAATGTCTAGTTGCGAATCGAACTTTTCCTGCCGTTTCTCGCCAAATAAAAAGTTCAAAGAATCTCGCCAAAACGCCTGCACATGAGTACACCAGGCTGGTATACCTAGGAAAGACGGCGGGAAGATTCCCGCGAACGTAACACTCTTGCAGCCGACAAGCGAAGCGTATTCTTTCATCGCTTGTGACCGACACTGCCCAGCAATCTGCCAGGGCGTGCCAGCCCGATGCCTGCGTCATGACGCAGATGCCGCGCGCTCCGTGTTTGCTAAACCAATTTCTGCGCGTGCCCTCGTGCGCGCCGACCACATTTATGGAAAGGTCTTTAACCTATGTCCCACGCTCACCCAACCCCGCAGCAGCCCACCCCGGACGATCGCAATGGTCTTCCCAAGGGGGCGATTGCCGAACGCATGCGAAAAGTCGTTGACGACCTCAAGGAAGAACTTCAACGGAAGCAGCTGGAAATCGAACGTCTCGAGCGCGAGCTGGCGGCTCGGCAAACGCCGGAAGTGTCCCCAGGGCCAAAACATCGTGATCGCTCGCAGGTTACTCAGCAGCCGGCGCCCCCAGCTCCGCCGGCTGCTAATGAACCAGCTTCCGGTGATGCCAATCAGGCCATGCCTGGGGAAGAATATCGTCGGCCGCCGGCACCTCGTTTTATGGTCGATGGAGCGGGCGCGTGCTTGCGGCGCGAGACCTCATTCCTCGCGCTTCGCCCCAATACGGTCGATGTCGATGCGATACCTATCCACACACCAAGCGAAACGCTGCCAGACCCTTGTCCCACGGAAACTCAATCGCAGCCGTGTGCGCCGTTACCTACCAGAGACGACTCCCCTGAGATGCAGCGGAGCCCAGAGCAATATTGCAACCAGGCTAACTCGTCTCGACAAAGCCAGTGCGTGAGGCGGTCGCCAGATCGTCCAGCCAGGCTTCAACCAACGTCGCGATGTTCGCATTGGCATCGAGCTGAATCTCCGCCTCGGCGCAGCGTTCCAGACACGCCGCGGCTCCGTCCAGACCAGCCGGAATGGCCATCACGACCGAACGAATCTCCGGTTCCGTCGAGGCTTCTTCCGTGCCCAGCTTCGTCAGATAGACCAACTGATTCCGATAAAAGTCGGCGGCCAGTTCGATCAGGTGAGACAGGGCCTCGCGTTTTTTCGGGGCATCATCTCCCATCTTGGTGAGATAGTCGGAAACGTCCTTGGCCATCTGCACGCTGTGAAAATCACGCTTCGCGAGCGTCGATAGTAGGACTTCCGCAATCCCCTGCAGGCCTTCGTCACGCAATTGATCGGCTCGGGCCAGGCTGCCTTTGCTTTGTTGGGCGAGCTTGTCCGCTTCGGGCTTGTCGGTCACCCACTGAAGCTCCAGGAGGAGGTTCGAGACGATCTCATCTGGCAGCGGCGCGAAGCGAATGATCTGGCAGCGAGAGCGAATCGTGGGCAGTTGTCGCTGTTCGCTCTGACTGATCAGGATGATTACGCTATCGACCGGGGGTTCTTCGAGTGTCTTGAGCAGGCAGTTGGCACCTTCCTGGTTCAGGTCGTCCGCATCGTCCAGGATGGCCACTTTGCGCTGGCCGCGGAAAGGACGCATGGCAATGTCGTGACAAAGCCCCGATTCCATGCGGTGTTGCCCATCGCCGATCAAGAGTTCCACCGGGATACGGGTCTTGTCTTTCGGCTTGGAAACGGTCAAGAGATCGGGATGGGTCAGGGCATCGACCTGTTTGCAGTCCTCGCAGTTTCCGCACGGATGCATGTGATAGGCCGGCACATTCTGGCAGAGCAGGGTCTTGGCCAGCATCAGCGCGAATTTGCGTTTGCCGATTGCAGCAGGGCCAACGAACAGGAACGTGCTGGCCAGTCGGTTCTTGGAAAGGGCCGTAGCGAACATCTCTCGGATGCGATCGTGCCCTAGCACGTCGTCCCAGTTCATTTCGCTAACTCCTTAAGCCGCAGGGAAACGGCCTCGCGGATGGCCGTTTGAATGGTATCGATCTCCTGGGTCGCATCGATGACCGAGACGTGCGGATAGATTTCGGCCTCTTTGAGGAATCCTTCCCGCACACGGTGCATGAACGCAACGCCCTTGGCTTCCATGCGATCCAGGTTCTTGCCCAGTCGCGGGAAGGCGATGTCTTCCGGCAGGTCAAGCAGGATCGTTAGGTCAGGCATTACGCGATCGACGGTTACTTTGCCGACGTTGCGTACGTCTTCCAGTTCGAGCCCCGATGCATAGCCTTGATAGGCGATGTTGGCCAAGAGGTAGCGATCGCACAGGACCGTTTTGCCCGAGGCAATCGCAGGGCGAATGATATCATCGACCAACTGAGCCCGGGCAGCCATGTACAACAGCATCTCGGTCCGCGGGTGCAGTTCCAGTTCCTTGCGATGTAGCAGAAGGTCGCGAACTCGCTCACCGGCTTCGGTGGTGCCAGGGTCGCGGCAGAGGACGACATCGTGTCCGTTTTCCTTCAACCACTGCGTCAGCAGGTCTCGCTGTGTCGATTTGCCGGCCCCATCGATACCATCAAATGAGATGAAAAGGGGGCGATTTGTTTGCGAATTGGTCATGGCTAGGATTGTACGGGACGGTCCGTGCCCGGCAAAGCATAGCGACGCAACTTGCCTAATCCTCGTGCGAGGGGGAAGGGGGGACCGGATCGTCGTAATTCTCTAAGATCTTCCGGGCATGGTTGGCAATCAGTTCCTTCAATGATTCTGGCTGAATGACCCTCGCTCGACTGCCGTAGCCGAGGATCCACCAGCTGATCTCGCGAATACCGCTGACTTTCACCTCGAAATCGATGCTACCGTCTTCGTTCCAGTGGATCTCTTGGGTCTTGTGCCACTGCACTTCGGCCACGTTTTGAGCGACCAGCGGATCGAAGCGGACGATGATGTGCTGATCGGGACCTGGCTCGGGGATCATGTGCCAGGCATTTCTGAGGAAGCGGTCGACCTGGAAGTTCTGAGGGATCTCGAAGAGCTCGTCGAGGATTTCGATCTGTTCGATGCGGTTGACCTTGAAGGTTCGCACCGCCCGATGGATCGAACTTCGGCCGATGACGTACCAGCTGTGTCGGCTGAACAGGAGCTTGTAGGGCGAAAGCTTGGTTTGGATGACGTCCCCGTCAAAGATACTACGGTACTTGATGCGTACGTTTTGGCGATGTCCGGAGGCGTCGACCAGCGATTGGTAGGCTGACTGGGCTTCTTCCGGTTGATGGACCGGGTTGAGTTTGATCTCGACCGAACTAGAGATCTCGCGGAGCTGCCGCTTCATGTGTTCGGGCAGGCTGTTCTCAAGCTTCGTAGCTGCCCGTCGAGCTGAAGAGTAGTAGGGAAGTCCGGTACCGTCGCCCAGTTCATGACAAAGGACCATGACCGAGAGGGCTTCTTCCGAACTGAGATTCGTGGGAGCGAGGAAGTAGGTTTCCGGAATGTGGAAGCGTTGCCCATTCGAATCGAAAGCGAGCGGCACGCCGGCCGCTCGCAGTGTTTCCAGGTCTCGAAAGATGGTACGACGACTCACGCCGCACGCATCGGCCATCGAGTTAACGTTTTGCGGCCTGCCACCCTGAAGCAGTTGCAGTAGTTTGAGCAGGCGTTGGATTTTGGCCAGATTCATGAGAGACCGATTTCACGGCCCGTCGCGACGTCGGCTTGGCAGCAGGCGTCGGTTGCGGGGCAGTTTTCGTTTGACGAACTTCCGAAACCAGTTCGTTCAGCCCCAGTTTATTCCAATCGAGTTCGCTTTTCGATTGGGCTGGTTTGCTGGCGACCTTGGTTTGGGTTGGTGGCTCAAGGCTGACCGCGTCGAGCGAGGTTGGTATCTTGGCCGGAGTTGGCGTTCCGATCACTTCACCTTCGGTTGGGGCATCCCCTTCGTAGATGATCGTGCCTTCTTCCACATGGCCGTGGCTGATGCCGCCTTGGGGCACGCTGCCTCGGCTGATTACGCCAGGTCGGGTGTAGCCGTAGTCGACGTAGTGGCTGGCCGAGCGGCGTCGGGCATGACCCTTCGCATCGAAGTAAGCCTTTTCTGGCCATGGTCCTTCAGCAAGGAACACGCCGTTGTAGTCGAGCAAGCTACCCTTTCGCAGGTGGACGTCTTTGATCGCGATGTTGTACTCGATCAGGGCCTGGAAGTAGGCGATCTGAGCGTCGCTACGACGTCGCTGGGCGTCGAGCAAGAGGTCGAGCGTCACGGTGCCGGCATCGTAAGCGGCTTGCACCGAGTCGACTTCCTTGTCAGCCGCGATCAAGCGGTTCAGGTTCGTCTGCACCAGGCTGTAGTTCGAGTCGAGGTCGCGGATGGTGTCGGTCAACAGGTGGGAGACTTC includes:
- a CDS encoding NAD(P)(+) transhydrogenase (Re/Si-specific) subunit beta → MLDSHIIVNLVYLVAAVMFIFGLKMMAHPRTAVRGNLISSVAMLIAVVVTAYLIFADGGASWAGWLLIAIGLVIGGGIGVFLAVKVEMTQMPQLVALFNGLGGGASVFVASAELLGLTDAKATVDVMLAIGISGLIGTVTFWGSLVAFGKLQELDIFEKPLPIPAPQAFNAVLAVVLLVLVATMASTGMGWPFIFVFVCATALGFTLVMPIGGADMPVVIALLNSYSGLAAAATGFVIDNNVLIISGSLVGASGIILTQIMCKAMNRSLVNVLFGTMQAGSGPAGADNELYATVRSTSADDIAMILDNAQRVVFVPGYGLAVAQAQHAVRDLANLLKDKGVTVEYAIHPVAGRMPGHMNVLLAEADVPYDQLKEMDEINPTMGQVDVAIVIGANDVVNPLANTDPNSPIAGMPIIEVDKARTVIVIKRSLSPGFAKIPNPLFAAENTLMFFSDGKKAVLDIVTAVKEL
- a CDS encoding NAD(P) transhydrogenase subunit alpha; translation: MIRSLIFLCLALVFVGSLGLNTSIAQSDQDGTEVTEADQEKVTPAPEEESAKQPPAEEPDEETSKTEDAQAAPKYTKWTALVGSITIFVLAVFVGFEIITKVPPTLHTPLMSGSNAISGISIVGALLSTALGANWFASALGLLAIIMATVNVVGGYMVTHRMLSMFQKR
- a CDS encoding NAD(P) transhydrogenase subunit alpha, with the protein product MIVAVLRENFPGEQRVALVPGSVPNLTKAGATVLIEKGAGTAAGFPDQQYVDKGAELIESRQEAFEKADVIFQVRSYGANTEAGKADLDTMKPGQIVIGMADPLGNLPAIQEVASKQVKLFALEMIPRITRAQSMDVLSSQATIAGYRAVLLAAIHLPKMYPMLMTAAGTLSPARVFVIGAGVAGLQAIATAKRLGAVVTAYDVRPEAKEQIESLGAKCAQLQLEAEGTQDKGGYAKDLGEEFYTKQREFMGEICSESDVVITTAAIPGRKSPLLVTSEGIRRMAPGSVAIDLAAERGGNIEPSEPDQTVHFDGITILGPTNLASEIPNHASQMFSHNITKFLLNMVKDKQLDVNMDDEIVAGTIATNDGEVVSSRLREMLELPPLSPPEPEANTESTEQEKPSDS
- the rplM gene encoding 50S ribosomal protein L13; its protein translation is MTTKTYQAKPGQVEQKWWLVDGEDQIVGRLASDIAVRLMGKHRPTYTPHVDTGDFVIVVNAEKVKFTGSKWEQKRYTWYTGYTRQRSESAEERLEAHPDQILREAVRRMLPKNKLATKMLEKLKIFVGPEHNHQAQNPEKLEGLGQVRQKKRK
- the rpsI gene encoding 30S ribosomal protein S9, which translates into the protein MSTADPQTEDVQNEGTEATAVETTTTETVEATPAPVTHVVKTDPKTGEHLGTGRRKSSVARVRVKAGSGKVVINDRELKEYFPHEQDQNAVMAPICDSGYEGKIDVRILVTGGGPTGQSGACRMGLGRALLSMDADVGHQLKDNGHLTRDSRMKERKKYGLHGARRGTQFSKR
- a CDS encoding transposase, whose amino-acid sequence is MPRSKRICPAGDVFHVLNRSVARLALFEKPEDYDAFVQVVRETWEIVPLPIFAMVVMPNHWHFVVRPQTDDQLSEFFRRMSLTHTMRWHAHFGTSGTGHLYQGRFKSFPIQSDEHLLTVLRYVERNPVKARLCSEAESWRWSSAWQRSQPKRQREPWLVYPVDPPLPRRWRTWVNTPQTEAEITAVAQSIQRGKPFGSSQWTVENASRWNLEQTLRNRGRPRKET
- a CDS encoding DNA polymerase III subunit, whose product is MNWDDVLGHDRIREMFATALSKNRLASTFLFVGPAAIGKRKFALMLAKTLLCQNVPAYHMHPCGNCEDCKQVDALTHPDLLTVSKPKDKTRIPVELLIGDGQHRMESGLCHDIAMRPFRGQRKVAILDDADDLNQEGANCLLKTLEEPPVDSVIILISQSEQRQLPTIRSRCQIIRFAPLPDEIVSNLLLELQWVTDKPEADKLAQQSKGSLARADQLRDEGLQGIAEVLLSTLAKRDFHSVQMAKDVSDYLTKMGDDAPKKREALSHLIELAADFYRNQLVYLTKLGTEEASTEPEIRSVVMAIPAGLDGAAACLERCAEAEIQLDANANIATLVEAWLDDLATASRTGFVETS
- the tmk gene encoding dTMP kinase, with protein sequence MTNSQTNRPLFISFDGIDGAGKSTQRDLLTQWLKENGHDVVLCRDPGTTEAGERVRDLLLHRKELELHPRTEMLLYMAARAQLVDDIIRPAIASGKTVLCDRYLLANIAYQGYASGLELEDVRNVGKVTVDRVMPDLTILLDLPEDIAFPRLGKNLDRMEAKGVAFMHRVREGFLKEAEIYPHVSVIDATQEIDTIQTAIREAVSLRLKELAK
- a CDS encoding helix-turn-helix transcriptional regulator — translated: MNLAKIQRLLKLLQLLQGGRPQNVNSMADACGVSRRTIFRDLETLRAAGVPLAFDSNGQRFHIPETYFLAPTNLSSEEALSVMVLCHELGDGTGLPYYSSARRAATKLENSLPEHMKRQLREISSSVEIKLNPVHQPEEAQSAYQSLVDASGHRQNVRIKYRSIFDGDVIQTKLSPYKLLFSRHSWYVIGRSSIHRAVRTFKVNRIEQIEILDELFEIPQNFQVDRFLRNAWHMIPEPGPDQHIIVRFDPLVAQNVAEVQWHKTQEIHWNEDGSIDFEVKVSGIREISWWILGYGSRARVIQPESLKELIANHARKILENYDDPVPPSPSHED